One part of the Cumulibacter manganitolerans genome encodes these proteins:
- a CDS encoding phage holin family protein — MSTPRPRHAADDLEVAHPSVGTLVKEASTHFSTLIRSELELAKTEVKAEVKKGVTGSGLLAAAGAVAALSIPFFFVVLAEGLVAIGLPRWLAYLIVFVLFMLIAGVLAMIGLKKVKKVRAPERTIDSMKRNKELVDAVKSPDEPLGKHSLPRR, encoded by the coding sequence ATGTCGACACCACGCCCACGCCACGCAGCCGACGATCTCGAGGTCGCCCATCCCAGCGTCGGGACCCTGGTGAAGGAGGCCTCCACCCACTTCTCCACCCTGATCCGCTCCGAGCTCGAGCTCGCGAAGACCGAGGTCAAGGCCGAGGTGAAGAAGGGCGTGACCGGATCGGGCCTGCTCGCCGCCGCCGGCGCGGTGGCCGCGCTGTCGATCCCGTTCTTCTTCGTGGTCCTCGCCGAGGGGCTCGTCGCGATCGGGCTGCCGCGCTGGCTCGCCTACCTGATCGTGTTCGTGCTGTTCATGCTCATCGCCGGCGTGCTCGCGATGATCGGCCTGAAGAAGGTCAAGAAGGTCCGCGCCCCCGAGCGCACGATCGACAGCATGAAGCGCAACAAGGAGCTGGTGGACGCCGTCAAGTCGCCTGACGAGCCGCTGGGCAAGCACTCCCTGCCGCGGCGCTAG